A genomic window from Spodoptera frugiperda isolate SF20-4 chromosome 29, AGI-APGP_CSIRO_Sfru_2.0, whole genome shotgun sequence includes:
- the LOC118268662 gene encoding uncharacterized protein LOC118268662, whose product MEGFIDMVRQQPCLWDTGCRDYRDMRKKELAWKRIVAQLKCADIPDVKTAKAEWKKLRDSHRDSLKRARANGQDIVINNKWKYADIMEFLLPYMKSRKRRRFTTSSDENKESSPSPSDSLLEARPSTSNTDTLNFNTESHTNKLDTSLENEHMFRKRKVENDIGEIMIDMDRNNSSYTSSKHPLDSFFESMCETTKQFPTWLQYTVKRKIFNVISEAEDTFETYKSRDTIF is encoded by the exons ATGGAAGGATTCATTGATATGGTGCGACAACAGCCCTGTTTGTGGGACACCGGCTGCCGAGACTATCGAGACATGAGAAAGAAAGAGTTAGCGTGGAAAAGAATTGTGGCCCAATTAAAATGTGCAGatatacctgatg tGAAAACAGCAAAAGCAGAATGGAAGAAACTGAGAGACAGTCACAGAGATTCTTTAAAAAGAGCACGGGCCAACGGACAAGACATAGTAATAAACAACAAATGGAAATATGCAGACATAATGGAGTTTCTTTTACCATACATGAAATCAAGGAAAAGAAGAAGATTTACAACATCCAGTGACGAGAACAAGGAGTCTTCACCGTCACCTTCAGACTCATTGCTAGAAGCTCGGCCATCCACATCAAACACAGACACCTTGAATTTTAATACAGAATCCCACACTAACAAGTTGGATACGTCCCTGGAAAATGAACATATGTTTAGAAAGAGGAAAGTAGAAAATGATATAGGAGAAATAATGATTGATATGGACAGAAACAATAGTAGTTACACTTCTAGCAAACATCCGCTGGACTCCTTCTTTGAGAGCATGTGTGAGACTACCAAACAGTTCCCCACTTGGCTACAATACAcagttaaaagaaaaatatttaatgtaatatctGAAGCTGAAGACACATTTGAAACTTACAAATCAAGagacacaatattttaa
- the LOC118268657 gene encoding nephronectin yields MKMRVKCLVIFFCAVAYFVGELDAQICRHYELVTSMKQVTYLTSYRVTYYGRCYFDRCILTKWMSSVERKSIPRRELKPITSCCPGYIRKDDSADDRNIVCEAICMPACRNGRCKNPGICECNNGYIADPKDDHNCLPFCEKGCEHGTCVAPGTCRCDFGYTLVNGTCQPVCTDPCHNGTCVAPEQCECLVGYRKSENNICQPYCSHGCDNGVCVAPETCQCHSGWDLKETEHFPYKHCVPVCSKPCGNGTCVAPNVCACHRGYEIDTNYNSLYTSNPNATICVPICTGCAGRCIAPNKCELILTSESQISYYDEYSYDYDAPLLPKFYPTPAKTTTSTTRGTTRTTSTAAPYPIPTTTSTATPYSIPTTTSTATPYPIPTTTSTATPYSIPTTTSTAVPYPVPTTTSTATPYPIPTRTSTATPYPLPTRTSTATPYPVPTTTSTMATATSTMGASSYFNETTGEELKKSWIEENWVHVFVPILVVITTAMIAVLLLVWRCTPIRTFFKGRSYVVEGDPVQTGNPPPPSENIRISDIKI; encoded by the exons atgaaaatgcGTGTAAAGTgtcttgttatatttttctgtGCTGTTGCTTATTTTGTGGGTGAATTGGATGCACAAATCTGCAGGCATTATGAGCT tgtGACGAGCATGAAACAGGTTACCTACCTGACATCGTACCGAGTCACCTACTACGGCCGCTGCTATTTCGACAGATGCATTTTAACCAAGTGGATGAGTTCTGTCGAACGCAAGAGTATACCG AGAAGAGAACTGAAGCCCATAACCTCTTGCTGTCCGGGTTACATCAGGAAAGATGACTCGGCTGATGATAG aaACATTGTATGCGAGGCGATATGTATGCCAGCTTGCAGAAATGGACGCTGCAAAAATCCAGGAATATGCGAATGCAATAATGGATATATCGCAGACCCTAAAGATGATCACAACTGCCTTCCATTTTGCGAGAAAGGTTGCGAGCACGGAACTTGCGTCGCTCCTGGCACTTGTCGATGTGACTTCGGATACACCCTCGTAAACGGCACATGCCAGCCAGTTTGCACGGATCCTTGTCACAATGGTACCTGCGTTGCTCCAGAACAGTGTGAGTGCCTCGTTGGCTATAGAAAATCAGAGAATAATATATGCCAACCCTACTGTTCTCACGGCTGCGACAATGGAGTCTGTGTGGCCCCAGAAACCTGTCAATGCCATTCTGGATGGGACTTAAAAGAAACTGAACACTTTCCATACAAACATTGTGTACCAGTCTGTTCAAAACCTTGTGGCAACGGCACTTGTGTGGCTCCAAACGTGTGTGCTTGCCACAGAGGATATGAGATAGATACTAATTATAATTCCTTGTATACCTCCAACCCGAATGCAACAATTTGCGTACCAATTTGTACTGGATGTGCAGGGCGTTGTATAGCACCTAACAAATGCGAACTGATACTAACATCAGAATCGCAAATTTCGTATTACGACGAATATTCTTATGATTATGATGCTCCTCTTCTACCTAAATTTTATCCAACTCCTGCAAAAACTACAACGTCTACTACTAGGGGTACTACAAGGACCACATCTACTGCAGCACCTTATCCAATACCAACTACAACTTCTACTGCAACGCCTTATTCAATACCAACTACAACTTCTACTGCAACGCCTTATCCAATACCAACTACAACTTCTACTGCAACGCCTTATTCAATACCAACTACAACGTCTACTGCTGTGCCTTATCCGGTACCTACTACAACGTCTACTGCAACGCCTTATCCAATACCTACTAGAACCTCTACTGCAACACCTTATCCATTACCTACTAGAACTTCTACTGCAACACCTTATCCAGTTCCTACTACAACTAGTACAATGGCTACTGCAACATCTACCATGGGTGCTAGTTCATACTTTAATGAAACAACTGGAGAAGAATTGAAAAAGTCATG GATCGAAGAAAACTGGGTGCATGTATTCGTACCAATATTAGTTGTCATCACGACAGCTATGATAGCAGTACTCTTACTAGTTTGGAGGTGCACCCCCATTAGAACTTTCTTCAAAGGAAGGAGTTACGTTGTAGAAG GTGATCCCGTGCAAACCGGTAACCCACCGCCGCCGTCGGAAAATATACGGAtatcagatattaaaatataa